The genomic region AGGAGGCGTTGATGTCGTTCATCTCGTCGCACACGCACTGCAGCCCATCCTTGAGCCAGAGCACCGTCTTGCGCAGGTCGCGTTCCGTCACGCCGCTCAGCTTGTAGATGGTCTTGCTCTTGGTCTCGGGCACGATCTTGGTGTCGCCGTTCATGTAGGAGATCTCCTTTACCTTGATCTTCAGGGCTGCGCAAAGCAGGCAGGTGCGAAAGGAAGAGGTGGAGGTTAAGGTTTCGATTTGCTGGACTTGAAACTGGGTGTTAACAGGTCTGCAGTAGATAGCCGACTTTTGTATATCTATAAAAGCAAGACAAGACTGCATCTACTTAGAATTCAGGAGTAGGACTTACCGAAGTCGTTTTTGCACAGGTTGTCAACTATTTCATTGTCATTTTCCTCCTTTTCCTTGCAGGCGTCACACACTCTGGGCACTACAGGAGAAACGAGAGTAGATGTTTTATACTCCCACTGTAAATGCAACAGGTGTTCTATCAACTATAACATAATACAGCATATTACAGTGTAAAGAGTAAAGCTGTTCAATGCATTCTTTCTCACATTCCACTGTTGAGTGATCCTCAGGAGTAACCGGTGGAGATCGCGCTGTTTAAACGTCCCCCAATTAAGGGAACAACCCAGTAAACACAGGTCCTGCCCAAAGGAGGGGATTCCACAAGACTCCCCACTATTAACCTGATTTTCACTCCTCTGAAAATCTAGGAGGGAATGGAGCTGCAGGAACATGGCTTTTAGGCTATTACGTTTTATTTAAATACTCCATTACATTACTCCGTTAGATCTCAATAGGCTACTACATAAAATATATCATCCGCTGTTTGCTGTAGTGTCATGTTATTGTAGGCTAAGACATCTTTTGCCTTGACGTTATTTATTTtatcagtagactatatgatATGAAAATCTTACTCAAAATGTTAAACTTTTTGTTATGTTGCCATAATAAAGCCCTGTATTTTTTCAGAACTGGTTAAACATGTTATATATAATCGATTTGGGGTTTATTTTGTGAATAACTGAAGTGTTGTCTAGCCGAATTATGTCAATACCTTACCTTCTTTGGTGACTGGCATGAAATAATCGATGGCCGATGGAGGGATACACAGGTCATTGTCTTTGGGGAAGCGCTCGCAGTCGAGCATATCTGGCCACGGGAACCCGAACGCGGACATCACCGGTGCGCAACCGTGTTTGACGCTCTCGCACAACGACCTGCACGGCTGGATAGGCTCGTCCAAATCGTGCAGACACACCGATGCAAAGAGAGAGCAAAGAAACTTCCTCGTATCTGGGTGACACTGCTTCTGGACAAGTGGAATCCACGAAGAGGCTTGCTGCAAAACCTCGTTCATGGTCTCGTGCCCGAGAAGATTCGGGAGGCGCATCTCGGTGTATTCGATGTCATGGCACAAGAGAAGATTGGCCGGGATGGGCTTGCAGTTATTCTTTTTGAAGAATAACTCGGGCTGACCGAAATTGTATAATCCGTGGATGGCCATGCACGCAGGTAATGTTATCGCCCATATTAAGGACAGAGTGTAGTAATTCATAGTTGTTGCCTAAATAAAATACAAAGGatctaaaatcaattttttttaaatcgaaaTGTCGAGCTGCAATTCCTTCATCCAGGTGTTCTTCAGCATCAGTAGCCTACATGAGTAGACGACCACTGACAATGTTCTGAATATGTAGTAGCCTAACATGGGGTTTTCTTGTGGGCATGTTTGGGAGGAGTCAGGGTCGTGAAGTGATCTCATCTATTGGTCCAGTTTCACTCCTCGATTTCAGGTAAACATTCGACTGGCAGAGTTACATTAGCAATTATTTTGAGTCTGGGTGGAATTAAAATCAATTACTACAATTGAATACAAACAATTAAACAATAGAGCTCACCAGAGAAAGATGTGTGAAAGTGTGGACTGGGATATTTTCTAGTGTACAATGTTCTTCATTTCTCATTTCTAGTGTACATTTCTAGTGTACAATATTCTTCATTTCTTATTGTAGCAAAAACATATGTATACAAACCAAGGTTTATTTGAAAAATGGCGCTGGAGA from Salmo trutta chromosome 11, fSalTru1.1, whole genome shotgun sequence harbors:
- the LOC115202077 gene encoding secreted frizzled-related protein 2-like, whose product is MNYYTLSLIWAITLPACMAIHGLYNFGQPELFFKKNNCKPIPANLLLCHDIEYTEMRLPNLLGHETMNEVLQQASSWIPLVQKQCHPDTRKFLCSLFASVCLHDLDEPIQPCRSLCESVKHGCAPVMSAFGFPWPDMLDCERFPKDNDLCIPPSAIDYFMPVTKEVPRVCDACKEKEENDNEIVDNLCKNDFALKIKVKEISYMNGDTKIVPETKSKTIYKLSGVTERDLRKTVLWLKDGLQCVCDEMNDINASYLVMGQKMDGHLVITSLKRWQRGQREFKRISRSIRKLQC